From Terriglobales bacterium:
TGATTTCCTGGTCCCCTGCGGTACCACTGGGGAAACTCCGACCCTCTCCCGTCGGGAGTGGCTGCGGGTCCTGGAACTTACCATCGAAACGGCCGCCGGGCGAGTGCCGATCGTAGCTGGGGCCAGCTCCAATTGCACCCGCGATGCCATTGAAAAAGCCCGCACCGCCGCTGAGCGCAAAGGCGTGGACGCCATCCTCACAGCGTCGCCCTACTACAACAAACCTACCCAGGATGGCCAGTATCAGCACTTCCGCGCTATCGCCCAGGCGGTCCGGAAACCGATCATCGTCTACAACGTTCCCGGCAGGACGGGGGCGAACATTGAGCCGGCCACACTTTCCAATCTGGCAAAGATCCGCAACATCGTCGGCGTAAAAGAAGCCAGCGGCAACATCTCCCAGATTGTGCAAGTCTTCAATGCCGTGCCAGCAAGTTTTTTGGTCTTCTCTGGAGATGACTCCATCACCCTCCCGATAATCGCTTTGGGCGGTGCAGGCGTGATCTCGGTAGCGTCGAACGAGATCCCACACGAGATGACGGAGATGACTAGCGCGGCCTTAAACAATGATTGGGAGTCGGCACGGCACATCCATCGGCGGTACCTGCCGCTGATGGAGGCCAACTTCATAGAGTCGAACCCCGTACCGGTCAAAGCTGTGCTGGCGATGATGGGCAAATTGCGTGAAACCTACCGATTGCCTCTAGTCCGAATGAAGGATGAAAATCG
This genomic window contains:
- the dapA gene encoding 4-hydroxy-tetrahydrodipicolinate synthase; protein product: MNLRGCGTALVTPFRQDGALDETALRDLVTWQIESGIDFLVPCGTTGETPTLSRREWLRVLELTIETAAGRVPIVAGASSNCTRDAIEKARTAAERKGVDAILTASPYYNKPTQDGQYQHFRAIAQAVRKPIIVYNVPGRTGANIEPATLSNLAKIRNIVGVKEASGNISQIVQVFNAVPASFLVFSGDDSITLPIIALGGAGVISVASNEIPHEMTEMTSAALNNDWESARHIHRRYLPLMEANFIESNPVPVKAVLAMMGKLRETYRLPLVRMKDENRAKLQKIAAEAGLPTKAAAQEPAPRQVAPESEPAARTAAPEGALPVAAESEPRGESTVPAAPAANHEDVLDLESEGEAPLDVAPAAEARAAEAAESAVQVEAPPAAHPTTPTKTVAPAEPITFYLFENWQAGPHKTVLHRSNCGIYRNGRGGSEKTEPAADSRSRWHGPFSTIDEARGASRGMTGVLIRSECKCISSR